From the Candidatus Peribacteria bacterium genome, one window contains:
- a CDS encoding dihydrofolate reductase: protein MIISLVAAASDNNVIGKDNWMPWDLPAELEHFRAYTRGKTVIMGRKTYDSVGRPMPNRHNIVVSRQEGLEIPGVDVVPSIEDAIDLAREDDLPEVCVIGGEQIYRLAMDYATQINLSRIHTTIEGGEAFFPEISMDEWKEVSRVEHPADAENAIPYTMLVYERV from the coding sequence ATGATTATCAGCCTTGTCGCCGCCGCATCGGATAACAATGTCATTGGCAAAGATAACTGGATGCCGTGGGATTTGCCGGCTGAATTAGAGCATTTTCGGGCGTATACGCGGGGCAAAACGGTGATCATGGGGCGGAAGACCTACGATAGCGTCGGACGGCCGATGCCCAACCGTCATAACATCGTTGTATCGCGTCAGGAGGGGCTGGAGATTCCGGGCGTGGATGTTGTGCCGTCCATTGAAGACGCGATCGATCTGGCGCGGGAGGATGACCTGCCGGAGGTTTGTGTGATTGGCGGGGAGCAGATTTACAGACTTGCGATGGATTATGCGACGCAGATCAACCTGTCCCGGATTCATACGACGATTGAAGGGGGAGAGGCGTTTTTCCCGGAAATTTCGATGGATGAATGGAAAGAGGTATCGCGCGTGGAACATCCGGCTGATGCGGAGAATGCGATTCCGTATACGATGCTGGTGTACGAGAGGGTGTAA
- the glnA gene encoding type I glutamate--ammonia ligase: MTDKDVIALAKKHKATVLDLTFVDVPGTLQHTSKPIHELEDVLRDGAGFDGSSIRGFQQIEESDMLLIPDPNTAIMDPFTVEPTLSILCDVREPGAKDFYLRSPRTIARKALAYLKKTGIADTAYFGPEAEFFIFDHVSYNCANHTAHYEVDSEEATWNCGKGDCESPNLGYSIRHKEGYFPGAPTDKHQDIRAAMVMEMEKAGIRIETFHHEVATGGQAEIDMRFDELLVMADALMRYKYIARNVAAEFGKSVTFMPKPLFGDNGSGMHTHQSLWKAGKPLFAGKEYAGLSQTALYYMGGILKHAQALCALCNPTTNSYKRLVPGFEAPVNFIYSARNRSAAIRIPMYSQSPKAKRIEFRSPDPAANPYLAFAAMLLAGLDGIKHKINPGKPTDENLYSMDPAKLDKIPHAPEDLSAALDALAADHSFLLEGGVFTKEFLMDYIAGKRAEVSAERMRPTPHEFFRYYDV; encoded by the coding sequence ATGACAGACAAAGATGTTATCGCTCTTGCGAAAAAACACAAAGCCACCGTGCTCGATCTCACATTTGTGGATGTACCCGGCACGCTGCAACACACAAGTAAGCCGATCCACGAACTCGAAGATGTACTGCGTGACGGAGCAGGGTTTGACGGGTCGAGCATCCGCGGATTCCAGCAGATTGAAGAGTCTGACATGCTCCTGATCCCCGATCCCAATACGGCAATTATGGACCCGTTTACAGTGGAACCGACTCTCTCGATTCTCTGCGATGTGCGCGAACCGGGTGCCAAAGATTTTTATCTGCGCAGTCCGCGCACCATCGCACGGAAGGCGCTGGCATATCTGAAAAAGACGGGCATTGCGGATACGGCATACTTTGGACCCGAAGCGGAATTTTTCATCTTCGATCATGTCAGTTACAACTGCGCGAACCACACCGCACACTACGAAGTGGATTCCGAAGAAGCCACCTGGAACTGCGGCAAAGGTGATTGTGAGAGTCCGAATCTTGGGTACTCCATCCGTCACAAAGAAGGATATTTCCCGGGCGCCCCCACAGACAAGCACCAGGACATCCGTGCCGCGATGGTGATGGAAATGGAAAAGGCCGGTATCCGCATCGAAACATTTCACCATGAAGTGGCAACGGGTGGGCAGGCAGAAATCGACATGCGGTTTGATGAACTCCTGGTGATGGCCGATGCACTTATGCGTTACAAATATATTGCACGCAATGTTGCTGCAGAATTCGGGAAAAGTGTGACCTTTATGCCAAAGCCATTATTCGGTGATAACGGCTCCGGAATGCACACGCATCAGAGTTTATGGAAGGCGGGAAAGCCGCTGTTTGCAGGGAAGGAATACGCGGGCCTGAGTCAGACAGCACTCTATTACATGGGCGGCATTCTCAAGCATGCACAGGCATTGTGCGCTCTCTGCAATCCAACGACCAACAGTTACAAGCGCCTCGTCCCGGGCTTCGAGGCTCCGGTGAATTTCATCTACTCCGCCCGCAACAGATCTGCGGCTATCCGTATCCCCATGTACTCGCAGAGCCCGAAGGCCAAACGCATAGAGTTCCGCTCCCCCGATCCCGCAGCAAACCCCTACCTCGCATTCGCGGCTATGCTGCTGGCTGGACTCGATGGCATCAAGCACAAAATCAACCCCGGAAAACCGACGGATGAAAACCTGTATTCCATGGACCCTGCCAAGCTTGATAAAATTCCCCATGCCCCGGAAGACCTGAGCGCTGCACTCGATGCACTGGCAGCGGATCATAGCTTCTTGCTGGAAGGAGGTGTCTTCACCAAAGAATTCCTCATGGATTACATTGCAGGAAAACGAGCCGAGGTGAGCGCCGAACGCATGCGGCCAACCCCGCACGAGTTCTTCAGATATTACGATGTCTGA
- the mscL gene encoding large conductance mechanosensitive channel protein MscL: protein MKFFAEFREFAVKGNAMDLAIGVVIGAAFQKIVDSLVNDIIMPPIGAITGQVDFRDMFLNLSSTPVASLVDAKAKGIPTWNYGLFVNQIVNFMIVAFALFLMVKVMNKLRRQQEKTDAAKAA from the coding sequence ATGAAATTCTTCGCAGAATTCCGCGAATTCGCGGTCAAAGGCAATGCCATGGATCTCGCAATCGGTGTCGTGATTGGTGCTGCGTTTCAGAAGATTGTCGACTCACTCGTCAACGACATCATCATGCCTCCAATCGGCGCCATTACCGGGCAGGTCGATTTCAGGGACATGTTCCTCAATCTATCCTCCACTCCCGTTGCATCACTCGTGGATGCCAAAGCGAAAGGAATCCCCACCTGGAACTACGGACTGTTCGTCAACCAGATTGTGAATTTCATGATTGTCGCATTCGCTCTCTTTTTGATGGTGAAGGTGATGAACAAACTCCGCAGGCAGCAGGAAAAAACCGATGCGGCGAAAGCGGCGTAA
- a CDS encoding NDP-sugar synthase translates to MKAFILAGGFATRLWPLTEHRAKPLLPLAGKPLLSHIVSMIPAEIPVTVSTNAAFGASFEEWKKTINRPNLQIRIEQTKSDDEKLGTLGATAQWITQEQISDDILLLTGDNYFGFTMQTFLQAFHGTAALVAAFDIGDISKASAFGTILVDSDGKTITGFEEKPAEPKTSLVSTGCSILPKGVIPDLLAFAKVKPDNVGGIFEELLRLGKRVECFRFEEQWFDIGSFETYLEATQALVGDAVLLGEGSTMTDSTSEGSVVAGVKNSITKSKLQNTVLFDNCIIDDCVLERCVIDDGCELRGVDLTGKMIRRNTRLIRKD, encoded by the coding sequence ATGAAAGCCTTTATATTAGCCGGCGGTTTCGCCACCCGTCTCTGGCCGCTCACGGAACACCGGGCAAAACCGTTGTTACCGCTTGCGGGCAAGCCACTGCTCTCACATATCGTGTCGATGATTCCTGCGGAGATTCCGGTGACTGTCAGTACGAATGCCGCCTTTGGTGCGAGTTTTGAAGAATGGAAGAAAACAATCAACCGGCCGAATCTGCAGATCCGCATAGAACAGACAAAGAGTGACGATGAAAAGCTCGGTACACTCGGTGCCACTGCACAGTGGATCACGCAGGAGCAGATCAGTGATGACATTCTGCTGCTCACCGGTGACAACTATTTCGGCTTCACGATGCAGACATTTTTGCAGGCGTTTCATGGTACAGCTGCACTGGTCGCTGCGTTTGATATTGGCGACATCAGCAAAGCGAGTGCATTCGGCACCATTCTTGTTGATAGTGACGGAAAGACGATTACAGGATTTGAGGAAAAGCCGGCTGAACCAAAAACCAGTCTGGTGAGTACCGGCTGTTCGATTCTCCCGAAAGGCGTGATTCCCGATCTCCTCGCTTTTGCAAAAGTGAAACCCGATAACGTCGGCGGGATTTTTGAGGAACTGCTGCGCCTCGGGAAAAGAGTGGAGTGCTTCCGGTTTGAGGAGCAGTGGTTCGACATCGGCTCATTCGAGACCTACCTGGAAGCAACCCAGGCACTGGTAGGAGATGCAGTGCTCTTGGGAGAGGGATCAACAATGACAGACTCGACATCCGAAGGAAGCGTCGTGGCAGGAGTCAAAAACAGCATTACGAAGAGCAAACTGCAGAATACAGTCCTGTTTGATAACTGCATTATTGATGATTGTGTACTGGAGCGCTGCGTGATTGATGACGGGTGTGAGCTCCGGGGGGTGGATTTGACCGGAAAAATGATCCGGCGGAACACCCGTCTGATCCGCAAAGATTGA
- a CDS encoding queuosine precursor transporter, with amino-acid sequence MKKLDLLIALYIFCILTSELMGAKTFPLVQWGWLNLNTSVSIFTVPLVFTINDVITEVYGKERTRSIIRAGLAMVVCVFLFSLLATALPPSARFAPTEPAYQTIFGLSARFSFASLLAFTVAEFTDLYIFAKIRAMMGTKALWFRNNVSNFLSQFLDTVIFMFAAFYAFDQTVGSNVTFIVSLLIPYWLIKCAMSVIETPFVYWGVKWLRTEKE; translated from the coding sequence ATGAAAAAACTCGACCTCCTGATAGCCCTCTACATCTTCTGCATCCTCACATCCGAACTGATGGGCGCAAAGACGTTCCCGCTCGTGCAGTGGGGCTGGCTCAATCTGAATACCAGCGTCAGTATTTTCACCGTCCCGCTCGTCTTCACCATCAACGATGTTATTACAGAAGTCTACGGCAAAGAGCGCACCCGCAGCATCATCCGCGCAGGACTAGCCATGGTCGTCTGTGTCTTCCTGTTCTCCCTCCTCGCAACCGCCCTCCCGCCCTCCGCCCGTTTCGCACCCACCGAACCCGCCTACCAGACAATCTTTGGCCTCTCCGCCCGCTTCTCGTTTGCCAGCCTCCTCGCCTTCACAGTCGCCGAATTTACCGACCTCTACATCTTCGCAAAAATCCGCGCGATGATGGGCACAAAAGCCCTCTGGTTCCGGAACAACGTCAGTAACTTTCTCTCTCAATTTTTAGACACAGTCATCTTCATGTTCGCCGCCTTCTACGCCTTCGACCAGACAGTCGGCAGCAACGTCACCTTCATTGTCAGCCTCCTGATTCCCTACTGGCTGATCAAATGTGCAATGAGCGTGATTGAGACGCCGTTTGTGTACTGGGGCGTAAAGTGGTTGAGGACGGAGAAGGAATAA
- the secD gene encoding protein translocase subunit SecD, with protein sequence MASRSSSIWPIVYAAIAVIVIVIALPSSLKAGWAPSFLNPDFHFGLDLAGGTQLDFRISENEIEDQVKQLDTRINELQAQGGAGSTELLQLQNERAAIREQQTNLVEAIRTVLERRINALGVSEAVITPSYVGNEKHLLVECPGVVDVQQCIDTVGKTIQLEFKEEFTEADAAYETTVRNNVTAAVARMTKSGATLATLGQDLGSQLGMGYEASHVYFQDELPKGLEKVWSMTAANGVQRIEGSVSVQNTDAQGALVTDEVPGIFLVEVLAPRTMTGRVINEAPKAFGVLAKSEATTTQRLEQDISLDDKVPTRLISTIKEMKSGELKVATMDDGSAQLIFLRSYVPGAQQVDVSHILVAYKGANSAPANVTRTKEEALARAQQLKAQLTAGANFADIARTQSDGPSAQNAGNLGPITHGSLVPSFENVAFSQAVGVLSDPVETPFGYHIIRVDKAPYMPADKATFDALTITGADAVTRANAMLTRLQSGQVRSTEDAITLRTLFFSLRPTGWKDTELDGKHFRSATVTLEPNTSLPVVQIVFNAEGARLFQELTKANIGKRIAIFVGGELVSAPTVQTEITGGSAVITGSQNYEEARILAQDLNTGAIPAPIHLNGQQTVEATLGAQALSMSVFAGFIGMIIVMLYMLFMYRFLGVLANLALLIYAVIFIAILKLPLFLFSDSYIVLTLAGAAGMILSIGMAVDCNVLVFERVKEELKRGKMLKTAIEVGFDRAWPSIRDSNITTIITCVLLFMVGTSLVRGFAVTLGLGVIISMFTGMIITRWMARKVAVSPLANNRKLFPGAKTELQQ encoded by the coding sequence ATGGCTTCCCGTTCATCCTCCATCTGGCCGATCGTCTACGCGGCGATTGCAGTTATCGTCATCGTGATCGCACTTCCGTCTTCCTTAAAGGCAGGATGGGCACCGTCGTTCCTCAACCCTGATTTTCACTTCGGTCTCGACCTCGCAGGAGGCACGCAGCTCGACTTCCGCATTTCCGAAAATGAAATCGAGGATCAGGTGAAGCAGCTCGACACCCGCATTAATGAACTGCAGGCACAGGGAGGCGCCGGCAGCACCGAATTGCTCCAGCTCCAGAACGAGCGCGCAGCCATCCGTGAGCAGCAGACAAACCTTGTGGAAGCTATCCGCACCGTTCTCGAGCGCCGCATCAACGCCCTCGGTGTGAGTGAAGCAGTCATCACTCCGTCCTATGTCGGAAACGAAAAGCACCTTCTGGTGGAATGTCCGGGTGTGGTCGACGTGCAGCAGTGTATTGATACCGTCGGAAAAACCATCCAGCTCGAATTCAAAGAAGAGTTCACAGAAGCTGACGCAGCCTACGAAACAACCGTCCGTAACAACGTGACCGCAGCCGTCGCCCGCATGACAAAGAGCGGAGCCACGCTCGCAACACTGGGGCAGGATCTTGGTTCCCAGCTCGGCATGGGCTACGAGGCATCACACGTCTACTTCCAGGATGAGCTTCCGAAGGGGCTGGAAAAAGTATGGTCCATGACAGCCGCAAACGGCGTGCAGCGTATTGAAGGCTCTGTCAGCGTGCAGAACACTGACGCGCAGGGCGCTCTTGTGACGGATGAAGTCCCGGGCATCTTCCTTGTTGAAGTGCTCGCTCCGCGCACCATGACCGGCCGCGTGATCAACGAAGCTCCGAAGGCTTTCGGCGTCCTCGCAAAGTCCGAAGCAACCACCACACAGCGTTTGGAACAGGATATTTCTCTCGATGACAAAGTCCCCACCCGCCTCATCTCCACCATCAAAGAGATGAAGTCCGGTGAGCTGAAAGTGGCCACCATGGACGACGGATCTGCCCAGCTGATTTTCCTGCGCAGCTATGTTCCGGGTGCACAGCAGGTGGATGTCAGTCACATCCTCGTTGCCTACAAGGGAGCTAACTCAGCTCCGGCAAACGTTACCCGCACAAAAGAAGAAGCACTCGCCCGCGCGCAGCAGCTGAAAGCACAGCTGACGGCAGGAGCGAACTTCGCAGATATCGCCCGTACACAGAGTGACGGTCCATCCGCACAGAACGCCGGTAACCTTGGGCCTATTACCCACGGTTCCCTGGTGCCTAGCTTTGAAAACGTTGCCTTCTCACAGGCAGTCGGCGTCCTGAGCGATCCTGTCGAGACACCGTTTGGTTACCACATCATCCGCGTCGACAAAGCACCGTACATGCCTGCAGACAAGGCGACCTTCGATGCTCTCACGATTACCGGTGCAGACGCTGTGACCCGTGCCAACGCGATGCTCACCCGCCTCCAGAGCGGTCAGGTCCGCAGCACAGAAGATGCTATTACACTCCGCACCCTCTTCTTCTCCCTCCGCCCGACAGGCTGGAAGGACACCGAACTCGATGGCAAGCACTTCCGCTCCGCAACAGTCACGCTTGAACCGAATACCAGCCTCCCGGTTGTGCAGATTGTCTTCAATGCAGAAGGTGCCCGCCTGTTCCAGGAACTCACCAAGGCAAACATCGGCAAGCGCATCGCGATCTTTGTGGGTGGCGAACTCGTCTCCGCTCCGACCGTGCAGACAGAAATCACCGGAGGCAGCGCGGTCATTACCGGTAGCCAGAACTACGAAGAGGCACGCATCCTCGCTCAGGACCTGAACACCGGAGCAATCCCCGCCCCAATCCACCTCAATGGTCAGCAGACAGTGGAAGCAACACTTGGCGCACAGGCACTCAGTATGTCTGTCTTCGCAGGCTTCATCGGCATGATTATCGTCATGCTCTACATGCTCTTCATGTACCGCTTCCTCGGTGTCCTCGCGAACCTTGCGCTCCTTATTTACGCCGTCATCTTCATTGCCATCCTGAAGCTCCCGCTCTTCCTTTTTTCCGACAGCTACATCGTCCTCACGCTCGCCGGTGCCGCCGGTATGATCCTGAGTATCGGTATGGCGGTGGACTGTAACGTGCTCGTGTTCGAGCGTGTGAAGGAAGAACTCAAGCGCGGCAAAATGCTCAAGACCGCCATTGAGGTCGGCTTCGACCGCGCCTGGCCGTCAATCCGCGACAGTAACATCACGACCATCATCACCTGCGTCCTGCTCTTCATGGTAGGAACCTCCCTCGTCCGCGGCTTTGCCGTCACGCTCGGTCTGGGTGTCATCATCTCCATGTTCACCGGCATGATCATCACCCGCTGGATGGCACGCAAGGTCGCCGTCTCTCCCCTCGCCAATAACAGGAAGCTCTTCCCGGGTGCGAAGACGGAGCTGCAGCAATAA
- the thyA gene encoding thymidylate synthase, which translates to MKQYHDLLRHILDNGHRRTDRTGVGTISVFGYQMRINLAEGFPLLTTKKMAVKSIVHELIWFLKGDTNIKYLADHDVHIWDEWPFQDYVIANKLTGQLPMYSEGWMAEKKNFIEKIKTDAAFAAQWGDLGPVYGKQWRRWEGADGKTYDQIGHAIEQIKKNPDSRRILVSAWNVSDVYGHTKTAPPLCHTLFQFYVADGKLSCQLYQRSADSFLGVPFNIASYSLLTHMIAQVCGLQVGEFIHTFGDLHLYSNHLEQANEQLSREPKALPTLKLNPAVTNISDFTFEDISFENYDPHPAIKAPIAV; encoded by the coding sequence ATGAAGCAATATCACGATCTCCTCCGGCATATTCTAGACAACGGCCACCGCCGGACAGATCGGACGGGCGTGGGCACAATCAGCGTTTTTGGCTATCAGATGCGTATCAATCTTGCTGAGGGATTCCCCCTGCTTACGACCAAAAAAATGGCGGTGAAGTCGATTGTGCATGAACTGATCTGGTTTCTGAAAGGGGATACGAATATCAAGTATCTGGCGGATCATGATGTGCATATTTGGGATGAATGGCCGTTTCAGGATTATGTGATTGCCAACAAGCTCACGGGACAGTTGCCTATGTATTCGGAAGGGTGGATGGCGGAGAAGAAAAACTTTATTGAGAAGATCAAAACCGATGCTGCGTTTGCCGCGCAGTGGGGCGACCTGGGACCTGTGTACGGAAAGCAGTGGCGCAGGTGGGAGGGGGCGGACGGCAAGACGTATGACCAGATCGGCCATGCCATTGAGCAGATCAAGAAGAACCCGGATTCCCGCCGTATTCTCGTATCTGCATGGAATGTGTCTGATGTGTACGGTCACACAAAAACAGCGCCGCCGTTGTGTCACACGCTATTCCAGTTCTATGTGGCCGATGGGAAACTGAGCTGCCAGCTCTATCAGCGCAGTGCGGATTCGTTCCTGGGAGTGCCGTTCAATATTGCATCGTATTCACTGCTGACCCATATGATTGCGCAGGTGTGTGGATTGCAGGTGGGGGAATTCATTCACACGTTTGGCGATCTGCATTTGTACAGCAATCACCTGGAGCAGGCGAATGAACAGCTCAGTCGCGAGCCCAAAGCGCTGCCGACACTGAAGCTGAATCCCGCTGTAACAAACATCAGTGATTTCACCTTCGAGGACATCAGTTTTGAAAACTACGATCCGCATCCGGCCATCAAAGCGCCGATTGCTGTGTAA
- the nth gene encoding endonuclease III gives MKRPDGIPMATVLTKLGKLYTPPKTFLHYRTPVDLLVAVILSAQCTDARVNIVTETILYPKYKTPEDYLRVPVEELEDDIHSCGTFRMKAKSIRGMCAMIIEKHDGKVPDTMEELLELPGVGRKTASVILSAVFDKNLGIAVDTHVQRLAQRIGLSKYDDPKRIELDLMEQAPQKKWRQVTTLLISHGRAVCTARGRQCGACVFKKDCPSSLVMGRSDKAKPKKGGMKSRLRAS, from the coding sequence ATGAAAAGGCCTGACGGCATTCCAATGGCCACAGTGCTTACAAAGCTCGGAAAGCTCTATACGCCTCCGAAAACTTTTCTGCATTACCGCACGCCGGTGGATCTGCTGGTCGCGGTTATTCTCAGTGCGCAGTGCACGGATGCCCGTGTGAATATCGTGACCGAGACCATTCTGTATCCGAAATACAAAACGCCGGAAGATTATCTCCGGGTTCCGGTTGAGGAGCTGGAGGATGACATTCATTCATGTGGCACATTCCGCATGAAAGCAAAATCGATCCGTGGCATGTGTGCCATGATCATCGAGAAACATGATGGCAAGGTCCCGGATACTATGGAAGAGTTATTGGAACTTCCGGGCGTTGGTCGCAAGACAGCGTCGGTCATTCTAAGTGCTGTCTTCGATAAAAATCTCGGCATTGCGGTGGATACACATGTGCAGCGCCTCGCCCAGAGAATCGGCTTAAGTAAATACGATGACCCGAAGCGTATCGAACTCGATCTGATGGAACAGGCGCCGCAGAAAAAATGGCGGCAGGTGACAACACTTCTGATCAGTCACGGGCGGGCGGTGTGTACAGCACGGGGGAGACAGTGTGGAGCGTGCGTGTTCAAGAAAGATTGTCCGTCGTCACTTGTAATGGGGCGGAGTGATAAGGCTAAGCCGAAGAAGGGCGGCATGAAATCGAGACTGCGTGCTTCATAA